The Candidatus Hydrogenedentota bacterium genome has a segment encoding these proteins:
- the greA gene encoding transcription elongation factor GreA, protein MDKLYVSADGLDKMKAELTALNERRMVVAAAIEHARGLGDLSENAEYHSAKEQQAMLHARIRDLEDKITRSVVLDRDGVDMSKAYVGATVRVLNLKTGRETTYQLVSPVEADLASGKISTNSPFGRALMGRAEGEETVASVPAGDLPLRVLEITY, encoded by the coding sequence ATGGACAAACTGTATGTGTCGGCGGACGGCCTGGACAAGATGAAGGCCGAACTGACCGCCCTGAACGAGCGCCGCATGGTGGTGGCCGCGGCCATCGAGCACGCGCGCGGCCTGGGCGATCTCAGCGAGAACGCCGAATACCATTCCGCCAAAGAGCAGCAGGCCATGCTGCACGCCAGAATCCGCGACCTTGAGGACAAGATTACCCGCTCGGTTGTGCTGGACCGGGACGGGGTGGACATGAGCAAGGCCTATGTGGGCGCCACGGTCAGGGTGCTGAACCTGAAGACCGGCAGGGAGACCACCTATCAACTGGTGAGTCCCGTCGAGGCGGACCTGGCCTCGGGGAAAATCTCCACCAATTCGCCGTTTGGCAGGGCGCTCATGGGGCGCGCCGAGGGCGAGGAAACGGTCGCCAGCGTTCCAGCGGGCGACCTTCCCCTGCGCGTTCTGGAAATCACGTACTAG